The following proteins come from a genomic window of Elgaria multicarinata webbii isolate HBS135686 ecotype San Diego chromosome 10, rElgMul1.1.pri, whole genome shotgun sequence:
- the LOC134404741 gene encoding PRKR-interacting protein 1 homolog: MDAMAEKQKLDEEYQKKLEKNKIVTEEQTAKRRRKRQKLKEKKMLAKKSKLQQKSDHAAPDSDASVDEEKDDAEEPSFMMRRWWCRH, encoded by the coding sequence ATGGACGCCATGGCTGAGAAGCAAAAACTGGATGAGGAATATCAGAAGAAGCTCGAAAAGAACAAGATAGTCACAGAAGAACAGACAGCCAAGCGCAGAAGGAAGCGCCAGaaattgaaagaaaagaaaatgctggcAAAGAAGAGTAAGCTTCAGCAAAAGAGTGATCACGCAGCTCCAGATTCTGATGCTTCCGTGGATGAGGAAAAAGATGATGCAGAAGAGCCCAGCTTTATGATGAGGAGATGGTGGTGTAGACACTGA
- the SMARCA5 gene encoding SWI/SNF-related matrix-associated actin-dependent regulator of chromatin subfamily A member 5 has translation MSTVGQENESSLPAGVAVPGTETAGAASVPAEGAPGGDAEAAEMGDDESPGKQKENQEPDPTYEEKMQTDRSNRFDYLLKQTELFAHFIQPAAQKTPTSPLKMKPGRPRIKKDEKQNLLSVGDYRHRRTEQEEDEELLTESSKTTNVCTRFEDSPSYVKWGKLRDYQVRGLNWLISLYENGINGILADEMGLGKTLQTISLLGYMKHYRNIPGPHMVLVPKSTLHNWMNEFKRWVPTLRAVCLIGDKEQRAAFVRDVLLPGEWDVCVTSYEMLIKEKSVFKKFNWRYLVIDEAHRIKNEKSKLSEIVREFKTTNRLLLTGTPLQNNLHELWALLNFLLPDVFNSAEDFDSWFDTNNCLGDQKLVERLHMVLRPFLLRRIKAEVEKSLPPKKEVKIYVGLSKMQREWYTRILMKDIDILNSAGKLDKMRLLNILMQLRKCCNHPYLFDGAEPGPPYTTDMHLVTNGGKMVVLDKLLPKLKEQGSRVLIFSQMTRVLDILEDYCMWRNYEYCRLDGQTPHDERQDSINAYNEPGSSKFVFMLSTRAGGLGINLATADVVILYDSDWNPQVDLQAMDRAHRIGQTKTVRVFRFITDNTVEERIVERAEMKLRLDSIVIQQGRLVDQNLNKMGKDEMLQMIRHGATHVFASKESEITDEDIDGILERGAKKTAEMNEKLSKMGESSLRNFTVDTESSVYNFEGEDYREKQKMAFTEWIEPPKRERKANYAVDAYFREALRVSEPKAPKAPRPPKQPNVQDFQFFPPRLFELLEKEILYYRKTIGYKVPRNPDLPNATQAQKEEQIKIDEAEPLNEEELEEKEKLLTQGFTNWNKRDFNQFIKANEKWGRDDIENIAREVEGKTPEEVIEYSAVFWERCNELQDIEKIMAQIERGEARIQRRISIKKALDTKIGRYKAPFHQLRISYGTNKGKNYTEEEDRFLICMLHKLGFDKENVYDELRQCIRNSPQFRFDWFLKSRTAMELQRRCNTLITLIERENMELEEKEKAEKKKRGPKPSLAQKRKLDGTPDGRGRKKKLKL, from the exons CAAACAGACCGATCAAACAGATTTGATTATCTGTTGAAGCAGACAGAGTTGTTTGCTCATTTCATTCAGCCTGCAGCTCAAAAGACACCAACTTCACCCTTGAAAATGAAACCAGGACGACCACGAATAAAGAAGGATGAAAAACAAAATCTGCTATCGGTTGGAGA TTACCGCCATCGTAGGACTGAAcaagaagaggatgaggagctaTTAACAGAAAGTTCAAAGACTACTAATGTATGCACACGATTTGAAGACTCTCCATCAT ATGTAAAATGGGGAAAACTGCGCGATTATCAAGTCCGAGGTTTAAACTGGCTAATTtctttgtatgaaaatggcatcaATGGTATCTTAGCAGATGAAATG GGTTTGGGAAAGACGCTGCAAACAATTTCCCTTCTTGGGTACATGAAACACTATAGAAACATTCCTGGTCCTCATATGGTATTGGTTCCCAAATCAACTTTACATAATTGGATGAATGAGTTCAAGAGATGGGTGCCAACTCTTCGGGCAGTATGTCTGATCGGTGACAAAGAGCAGCGA GCTGCTTTTGTCCGAGATGTTTTGTTGCCAGGTGAATGGGATGTCTGTGTAACATCATATGAAATGCTCATTAAAGAAAAATCAGTGTTCAAAAAATTTAACTGGAGATACCTAGTTATCGATGAAGCTCACaggattaaaaatgaaaaatccaaG TTGTCAGAGATTGTGAGGGAATTCAAGACTACAAATAGATTGCTGTTAACTGGAACACCACTACAGAACAACTTGCACGAACTCTGGGCGCTTCTTAACTTTTTATTGCCGGATGTCTTTAATTCAGCTGAG GATTTCGATTCATGGTTTGATACGAACAACTGTCTTGGGGATCAAAAACTAGTGGAACGGCTCCATATG GTGCTACGACCATTTCTCTTACGTCGTATTAAAGCTGAGGTAGAGAAGAGTTTGCCTCCAAAAAAGGAAGTTAAAATCTATGTTGGTCTCAGCAAAATGCAGAGAGAATG gtATACAAGGATCTTAATGAAGGATATAGATATATTGAACTCCGCTGGAAAACTGGACAAAATGAGACTGCTAAACATTCTTATGCAGTTACGAAAATGTTGCAATCATCCATATCTCTTTGATGGAGCAGAACCTGGCCCACCTTACACGACAGATATGCATTTGGTAACTAACGGTGGCAAAATGGTGGTTTTGGACAAACTGTTGCCAAAGTTGAAAGAACAAG GATCACGAGTCCTAATCTTCAGTCAGATGACCAGAGTGCTAGATATCTTGGAAGATTACTGCATGTGGCGAAACTATGAATATTGTAGGCTTGATGGACAGACTCCTCATGATGAGCGACAA GATTCCATTAATGCATACAATGAACCTGGCAGCTCAAAGTTTGTGTTCATGCTGAGCACGCGTGCTGGTGGTTTGGGAATCAACCTGGCTACAGCTGATGTTGTAATTCTGTATGATTCTGATTGGAATCCACAAGTAGACCTCCAAGCTATG GATCGAGCGCATAGAATCGGTCAAACAAAGACTGTTAGAGTATTCAGATTTATCACAGACAACACAGTAGAAGAAAGAATAGTGGAAAGAGCAGAAATGAAACTTCGCTTGGATTCCATAGTTATCCAACAAG GAAGACTGGTGGATCAAAATCTGAATAAAATGGGGAAAGATGAAATGTTGCAGATGATTCGACATGGCGCTACCCATGTTTTTGCTTCAAAGGAGAGTGAAATTACAGATGAAGATATTGATGGTATTTTGGAAAGAGGTGCAAAGAAA aCTGCAGAAATGAATGAGAAGCTCTCCAAAATGGGTGAAAGCTCACTCAGAAACTTTACAGTGGATACAGAGTCTAGTGTATATAACTTTGAAGGGGAAGATTATAGAGAGAAGCAAAAG ATGGCATTCACAGAGTGGATTGAACCACCGAAGCGTGAGAGAAAAGCAAACTATGCTGTTGATGCttatttcagggaagctcttcgTGTTAGTGAACCAAAAGCACCAAAG gctccGCGACCTCCAAAACAACCTAATGTTCAAGATTTCCAGTTCTTTCCTCCACGTTTGTTTGAACTGTTGGAAAAAGAGATTCTTTATTATAGAAAAACTATTGGGTACAAG GTTCCTCGCAATCCTGACCTGCCAAATGCAACTCAGGCACAAAAGGAAGAGCAAATTAAAATCGATGAAGCTGAGCCCCTTAATGAAGAAGagttagaagaaaaagaaaagttactcaCCCAG GGCTTTACAAACTGGAATAAGAGAGACTTCAATCAGTTCATCAAAGCTAACGAAAAATGGGGTCGTGATGACATTGAAAATATAGCTCGCGAAGTAGAAGGAAAAACTCCAGAAGAAGTCATTGAATATTCCG CTGTTTTCTGGGAGAGATGTAACGAACTCCAGGATATAGAAAAGATCATGGCACAGATTGAAAGAGGTGAAGCTCGAATTCAGAGGAGGATTAGTATTAAAAAGGCACTTGACACAAAG ATTGGCAGATACAAAGCACCTTTTCACCAGCTGAGAATATCATATGGCACTAACAAGGGGAAGAATTATACAGAAGAGGAAGATCGTTTTTTGATCTGTATGCTTCACAAGCTAGGATTTGACAAAGAAAATGTTTATGATGAATTGAGGCAGTGTATTCGGAACTCTCCCCAATTCAGATTTGACTGGTTCCTCAAGTCAAGAACTGCAATG GAGCTGCAAAGAAGATGTAATACCTTAATCACCTTGATTGAAAGAGAAAACATGGAactggaggaaaaggagaaggcagAGAAGAAGAAGCGTGGACCAAAGCCATCTTTG GCACAGAAACGTAAGTTGGATGGTACTCCTGATGGTAGAGGAcgaaaaaagaaattaaagctGTGA